A genomic region of Armatimonadota bacterium contains the following coding sequences:
- a CDS encoding beta-L-arabinofuranosidase domain-containing protein, with the protein MKSTNAGILTLLLALSAVGVRAVEPQYRDTHMKIQPKIPLKAYPFSLTDVRLLDGPFKHAMELDAKYLLSLEPDRLLSRFREYAGLKPKAEAYGGWERDTISGHSLGHYLSACSMMYASTGDERFKDKVTYIIDQLDECQKADGHGFIGGMPNGRKVFAEVAAGDIRSQGFDLNGSWVPWYNEHKTMAGLIDAIIYCDNPKAKGILTRLADWAIDTTTGLNDEQWQRMLACEHGGMNDVLADVYALTGETKYLTLSRKFYHKKVLDPLSRREDKLTGIHANTQIPKIIGNARQYELTGDDSLHTIATFFWDTVTKERSYVTGGNSDGEYFSPKEELSKHVGTATCETCNTYNMLKLTRQLFCWDPKAEYADYYERAVYNHILASQHPVTGEMCYFVPLKTGVSKDYNPPFDSFACCVGTGMENHSKYGDSIYFHDGANSLYVNLFIASELSWKARGVKVRQDTQFPTADTSELTLACDKPVKLRLLIRHPYWATAGFTISVNGEAQPLDSTPGSYAAIERKWKTGDKVLITAPMSLRTEAFRDNAQKLALMYGPLVLSAEVDPAKSFPVIVSPPDRILQAVSPTAGAPLTFAGRQAFRAADSSEPVAVSLIPFYKMHDHPYAVYWDTFDDAQWKSKQEEYRAEQAKQRDLEARTVDSAQLGEMQPERDHNVQSEKSHVGETFRRKFREAFNGGWFSLDMKVIQGEPLDLVCTYWGSDRYNREFEIQVDGRTITTQKLEVNRRDVFFDETYPIPADLLTGKSRVTVRFQALPGKTAGGVFNCRVVKRVSPTQ; encoded by the coding sequence TTGAAAAGCACGAACGCAGGGATTCTGACGCTCCTGTTGGCGTTATCGGCCGTTGGCGTTCGCGCCGTTGAGCCGCAGTACCGTGACACCCATATGAAGATTCAACCCAAAATACCGCTCAAAGCCTACCCGTTCTCTTTGACCGACGTGCGCTTGCTGGACGGCCCGTTCAAACACGCGATGGAACTGGATGCGAAGTACCTCCTGAGCCTCGAACCCGACCGCCTGTTGTCCCGCTTCCGTGAATACGCCGGGCTCAAGCCGAAGGCCGAAGCGTATGGCGGATGGGAGCGTGACACGATCTCCGGGCACTCGCTGGGGCACTATCTCTCGGCGTGTTCGATGATGTACGCCAGCACCGGCGATGAACGGTTCAAAGACAAAGTGACCTACATCATCGATCAGCTCGACGAGTGCCAGAAAGCCGATGGACACGGGTTCATCGGAGGAATGCCGAACGGCAGGAAGGTGTTCGCGGAGGTGGCAGCCGGCGACATCCGCTCGCAGGGCTTCGACCTGAACGGTTCATGGGTCCCGTGGTACAACGAACACAAGACGATGGCCGGCCTCATCGACGCCATCATCTACTGCGACAACCCGAAGGCGAAAGGGATTCTCACCCGGCTCGCCGACTGGGCGATAGACACCACCACGGGTCTCAACGACGAACAGTGGCAGCGGATGCTGGCCTGTGAGCACGGCGGCATGAACGATGTCCTGGCCGATGTGTATGCGCTGACAGGCGAGACGAAGTACCTCACGCTCAGCCGCAAGTTCTATCACAAGAAGGTGCTCGATCCGCTGTCGAGGCGTGAGGACAAGCTGACCGGGATCCACGCGAATACGCAGATTCCCAAGATCATCGGCAATGCCCGCCAATATGAGCTCACCGGCGATGACAGTCTCCATACCATCGCGACATTCTTCTGGGATACGGTGACCAAAGAACGCTCGTACGTTACCGGGGGAAACAGCGACGGCGAATATTTCTCGCCCAAAGAGGAACTGTCAAAACACGTGGGGACCGCGACCTGCGAAACGTGCAATACCTACAACATGCTCAAGCTGACGCGCCAGCTATTCTGCTGGGATCCGAAGGCGGAATACGCGGACTACTACGAGCGCGCCGTATACAACCACATCCTCGCGTCGCAGCACCCGGTAACGGGTGAGATGTGCTACTTCGTGCCGCTCAAAACGGGAGTTTCCAAGGACTACAATCCTCCGTTCGACTCTTTCGCGTGCTGCGTCGGCACGGGTATGGAAAACCACTCGAAGTATGGAGACTCGATCTACTTCCACGACGGAGCAAATTCGCTCTATGTGAACCTGTTCATCGCGTCCGAGCTGAGCTGGAAAGCACGGGGCGTCAAGGTGCGGCAGGATACCCAGTTTCCGACGGCGGATACCTCCGAGCTGACGCTGGCGTGTGACAAGCCGGTGAAACTTCGGCTGCTGATTCGCCATCCATACTGGGCGACGGCGGGATTCACGATCAGCGTGAATGGCGAGGCGCAGCCACTTGACAGCACGCCCGGGAGTTACGCGGCCATCGAGCGGAAGTGGAAAACCGGCGACAAGGTACTCATCACGGCGCCTATGTCATTGCGCACCGAGGCATTCCGGGACAACGCCCAGAAGCTCGCGCTGATGTACGGCCCGCTCGTCTTGAGCGCCGAGGTAGACCCGGCGAAGTCATTCCCGGTGATCGTGAGCCCTCCGGACCGCATTCTCCAGGCGGTCTCGCCAACCGCCGGCGCGCCTCTCACCTTTGCGGGACGGCAGGCGTTTCGCGCGGCAGACTCCAGCGAACCGGTGGCCGTTTCCCTGATTCCTTTCTACAAGATGCACGATCACCCGTACGCCGTCTACTGGGATACGTTCGACGACGCGCAGTGGAAGTCGAAGCAGGAAGAGTATCGCGCGGAACAGGCGAAGCAGCGCGACCTCGAAGCGCGGACTGTAGACTCGGCGCAACTCGGTGAGATGCAGCCCGAGCGGGACCACAACGTTCAGTCCGAGAAGAGCCACGTTGGCGAAACGTTCCGCCGCAAGTTCCGCGAGGCCTTCAATGGCGGCTGGTTCTCCCTGGATATGAAGGTCATTCAAGGAGAGCCGCTAGACCTGGTGTGCACATATTGGGGCAGCGACCGGTACAACCGGGAGTTCGAGATCCAAGTGGATGGCCGGACGATTACCACCCAGAAACTCGAGGTCAACCGGCGCGACGTGTTCTTCGATGAGACCTATCCGATTCCGGCAGACCTGCTCACGGGCAAGAGCAGAGTGACGGTGCGTTTCCAGGCGCTGCCAGGCAAGACGGCGGGCGGCGTATTCAATTGCCGGGTCGTGAAAAGGGTCTCCCCCACTCAATAG
- a CDS encoding DUF1559 domain-containing protein, producing MNRPGKSGFTLIELLVVIAIIAILAAILFPVFAKARSRAHQTACLSNVKQISLAFLSYFSDNEERFPPFSASPAWISGQGWTYRIAPYLKNMEVYRCPENDKSNFSYTMNAYSSVNYLGTITRVRNPSRFIHLAECPGSGNRNVKSSITGDSDLTTESGFNLPNDNQQDGVVYGTKAGGYSSTPVSNAMPIAKFRDFPGAYVGRLYFPGWHNGGNNVMFLDGHVRFFKAWSQADMTFNDYKN from the coding sequence ATGAACCGACCGGGCAAGAGCGGATTCACGCTCATCGAATTGCTGGTAGTCATCGCCATCATCGCCATATTGGCGGCCATCCTTTTCCCGGTGTTTGCCAAAGCGCGGTCGAGAGCGCATCAGACCGCGTGTTTGAGCAACGTGAAGCAGATCAGCCTCGCGTTCTTGTCGTATTTTTCGGACAACGAGGAGCGGTTTCCTCCGTTTTCGGCGTCGCCGGCGTGGATTTCCGGTCAGGGTTGGACCTATCGGATCGCGCCCTACTTGAAAAACATGGAAGTGTACAGGTGCCCAGAAAATGACAAGAGCAATTTCTCTTACACAATGAACGCTTACAGTTCAGTGAACTACCTTGGCACCATCACCCGGGTCCGAAATCCAAGCCGGTTCATCCATCTGGCCGAATGCCCGGGATCAGGCAACCGGAACGTCAAATCAAGCATTACGGGCGATTCCGACCTGACGACCGAATCCGGATTCAACCTGCCGAATGACAACCAGCAGGACGGAGTCGTCTACGGCACAAAGGCGGGTGGATACTCGAGCACCCCCGTGTCGAACGCGATGCCGATCGCGAAATTCCGCGATTTCCCCGGAGCTTACGTGGGGAGACTGTATTTCCCCGGGTGGCATAACGGCGGGAACAACGTGATGTTTCTGGACGGCCATGTACGGTTCTTCAAGGCGTGGTCACAGGCAGACATGACATTTAACGATTACAAGAATTGA
- a CDS encoding prepilin-type N-terminal cleavage/methylation domain-containing protein, giving the protein MRRTHRVAFTLIELLVVIAIIAILAAILFPVFAKARAQAKAATCLSNLRQIGVATLTYAQDNDGLMMPVEYHSVPRGLDPGWENDINRYIKSWDIFHCPELNHVQGYIRNEWTSLANVDARGNPTMTIHIFDKPRYPSTKWPGYNSYLDIVDGDWSNDLQYVYGDTEQMTLAKTSFNNPGTGFSYWLRFPGPHTGRNDILFLDGHVASFGAWDSSKMTFYWGRLTAPKHG; this is encoded by the coding sequence TTGAGACGAACTCACAGAGTCGCGTTCACTTTGATCGAACTGTTGGTGGTTATCGCCATCATTGCCATATTGGCCGCCATTCTTTTCCCGGTTTTCGCGAAGGCACGCGCGCAGGCCAAAGCGGCAACATGCCTGAGCAACCTTCGGCAGATCGGCGTGGCCACTCTGACCTACGCACAGGACAATGACGGGCTGATGATGCCGGTGGAGTATCACAGCGTTCCTCGTGGACTGGACCCTGGCTGGGAGAATGACATCAACCGCTACATCAAAAGCTGGGATATATTTCACTGCCCCGAACTCAACCACGTTCAGGGATACATCCGCAACGAATGGACGAGCCTCGCCAATGTCGATGCGCGAGGCAATCCGACCATGACCATTCACATTTTCGACAAACCGCGCTACCCGAGCACCAAGTGGCCGGGCTACAACAGCTATCTGGACATCGTGGACGGCGACTGGAGCAACGACCTGCAGTACGTTTACGGTGACACGGAGCAGATGACTCTGGCCAAGACCTCATTCAACAACCCGGGCACTGGATTCAGCTACTGGCTTCGCTTCCCGGGTCCGCACACGGGCAGGAACGACATCCTCTTCCTGGATGGGCACGTGGCGAGTTTCGGTGCGTGGGACAGCAGCAAGATGACCTTTTATTGGGGGCGCTTGACGGCGCCGAAACACGGCTGA
- a CDS encoding prepilin-type N-terminal cleavage/methylation domain-containing protein yields the protein MIRKHRTAFTLIELLVVIAIIAILAAILFPVFAKAREKAKQTTCLSNMKQIGIAMVTYTGDYDNRFPAWSSYPSGSPYICVEDYAATIEGGGGINLNVAATAKATISQQLDAYIKSRDVWQCPSDFGQYSKNDLWGATRSPLPFKSWRMVGSPTKPIGVSYGYRGTNNAGSWINRPDGGGWAMAGYAMSSVKQPSFRAYLWDHRGWHYGNRGDGAIGLGKSKVDMLFFDSHVEAIPGNEFTSGANRGFWTDLRT from the coding sequence ATGATCAGGAAGCATCGCACCGCGTTCACATTGATAGAATTGCTGGTTGTTATCGCCATCATCGCCATCCTGGCGGCGATACTCTTCCCGGTTTTCGCCAAAGCACGGGAGAAAGCCAAGCAGACAACCTGTCTCAGCAACATGAAGCAGATCGGCATCGCGATGGTGACGTATACCGGTGATTACGACAACCGATTTCCCGCGTGGTCATCGTACCCTTCAGGAAGCCCCTATATCTGCGTCGAGGATTACGCGGCGACCATCGAGGGCGGCGGAGGAATCAATCTGAACGTTGCGGCCACGGCGAAGGCGACGATCTCCCAGCAACTGGATGCCTACATCAAGTCGCGGGATGTCTGGCAATGTCCGTCGGATTTCGGGCAATACTCGAAGAACGATTTGTGGGGCGCCACCAGATCGCCGCTCCCGTTCAAGAGTTGGCGGATGGTCGGCTCCCCCACCAAGCCGATCGGCGTGAGCTACGGATACCGGGGTACCAATAACGCCGGCAGTTGGATCAACCGGCCGGATGGTGGAGGATGGGCGATGGCGGGGTATGCGATGTCCTCCGTTAAGCAGCCTTCCTTCCGCGCGTACCTCTGGGACCATCGCGGATGGCACTACGGAAACCGTGGCGATGGCGCCATCGGTCTGGGGAAATCCAAGGTCGACATGCTCTTCTTCGACAGCCACGTGGAAGCCATTCCGGGGAACGAGTTCACTTCGGGAGCGAACAGGGGATTCTGGACCGACCTGCGGACGTAG